A genomic stretch from Salarias fasciatus unplaced genomic scaffold, fSalaFa1.1, whole genome shotgun sequence includes:
- the LOC115384443 gene encoding protein mono-ADP-ribosyltransferase PARP12-like: MTSVVSKFITKTLCDHEGSLDFRRLEEKVARSYTVAESVLRAVLFDQSKIAIRQGEEKPTGGHIIPPDSLVVAKSSARLCQKKTGACARCDGLHLCRYYVCGECTFGLRCKNPHSLTTPNNVEVLRRHDLQDLTEKQLFQLLLQNDPYLLPEICSHYNKGSGLQGSCRFAASCSKLHICQHYYQGDCRFGDGCKRAHRLDAQAMKLFQGYSQENINNLHKIYRNTLIISGDLKRPAAAVPALPEVSIPAPPPSRQPPHTNPVTPSRAAIPANPPSDAERNEICLFFIRRKCLYKDKCARVHWHLPYRWQVLDVDGVTYKDLVDMENIERAYCDPARDTSCMDQPPTSLGLLRFMGFQSSEQAVDFMTMTYKGIPVRRLSTASSVSKPPHFILTTQWVWYWKDDGGAWLEFGQDDGSGAAAVASQTLENVYLADRDTEIPFSAGKHQYVLYFKDAAGSGRMYQQNVKHKTKREVRRRPRFLSTRDVEAQLKSTSSQSSSSSIAEIVPSTWDKTALPELGYRLVQLTSSAKEYSMIEMLFKRTMPQSKINSMHRIQNPSLWKVFQWQKEQMKKRNGGQLVNEKYLFHGTDESLIEPICEQNFDWRMCGVHGTAYGKGSYFARDSSYSNRFAKASGLNRTMFVALVLVGAYTKGSSSYVRPPPKGGSRDLYDSCVDSVSDPSIYVIFEKQQIYPEYLIKYS, translated from the exons aTGACTTCTGTCGTCTCGAAATTCATCACCAAGACCCTCTGCGACCACGAGGGCAGTTTGGACTTCCGGCGGCTGGAGGAGAAGGTCGCGAGGAGCTACACGGTGGCGGAGTCCGTCCTGCGCGCGGTTCTCTTCGACCAGAGTAAAATAGCCATCCGGCAAGGAGAGGAGAAACCCACCGGGGGTCACATCATCCCACCCGACAGCCTGGTCGTGGCGAAAAGCAGCGCGCGTCTCTGCCAGAAGAAGACCGGAGCGTGCGCGCGCTGCGATGGCTTACACCTGTGCAGGTACTATGTGTGCGGAGAGTGCACGTTCGG CCTCAGGTGTAAAAATCCCCACAGTTTGACTACTCCGAACAACGTGGAGGTTCTCAGGAGACACGATCTGCAAGACTtgacagagaaacagctgttccagctgctgctccagaatGATCCCTACCTGCTCCCCGAG ATATGCTCGCATTACAACAAGGGCAGCGGTCTGCAAGGCTCCTGTCGGTTCGCCGCCTCCTGCAGCAAGCTGCACATATGCCAGCACTACTACCAGGGCGACTGTCGGTTCGGTGATGGGTGCAAGAGAGCGCATCGCCTCGACGCTCAGGCCATGAAGCTTTTCCAGGGATATAGTCAGGAGAACATCAACAACCTCCACAAGATCTACAGAAATACGCTCATCATCTCAGGTGACCTGAAgaggccagctgctgctgttcctg CCTTGCCAGAGGTGAGCATCCCAGccccgccgccgtcccgccAGCCTCCCCACACTAACCCGGTGACCCCCAGCAGAGCTGCTATTCCAGCCAACCCCCCGAGTGACGCTGAGAGAAATGAAATCTGCCTCTTCTTCATCCGGAGAAAGTGCTTGTACAAAG acaAGTGTGCTCGGGTCCACTGGCACCTGCCTTACAGGTGGCAGGTTTTAGATGTGGATGGCGTGACCTATAAGGACCTGGTGGACATGGAAAACATTGAGAGGGCATATTGTGACCCGGCTCGGGACACGAGCTGCATGGATCAACCCCCCACCAGCCTGGGACTCCTGAGATTTATGGGATTTCAAAG CTCTGAACAGGCCGTTGACTTCATGACCATGACGTATAAAGGGATTCCAGTCCGTCGATTGTCCACCGCCTCCTCCGTCTCGAAGCCTCCTCACTTCATTCTCACCACGCAGTGGGTCTGGTACTGGAAGGACGACGGGGGGGCGTGGCTGGAGTTTGGGCAG GACGATGGCAGTGGAGCGGCGGCCGTCGCCTCTCAGACCCTGGAGAACGTGTACCTGgcggacagagacacagagatcCCGTTCAGCGCCGGCAAACACCAGTACGTTCTGTACTTCAAAGACGCGGCGGGCAGCGGGCGGATGTATCAGCAGAAcgtcaaacacaaaaccaagaGAGAAGTCAGGAGGAGACCTCGCTTTCTGTCGACCCGTGACGTGGAAGCACAGCTGAAgag CACTTCATCACAGAGCTCGAGCTCCTCCATAGCCGAAATCGTACCGTCCACCTGGGATAAGACCGCCCTGCCAGAGCTGGGATACAGG CTTGTGCAGCTCACCTCGTCGGCGAAGGAGTACTCCATGATTGAGATGCTGTTCAAGCGCACCATGCCTCAGAGTAAAATCAACAGCATGCACCGGATCCAGAATCCGTCTCTGTGGAAAGTGTTTCAGTG GCAGAAAGAGCAGATGAAGAAGAGAAACGGAGGACAGCTTGTAAACGAGAAGTACTTGTTCCACGGGACGGACGAGTCCCTGATTGAGCCCATCTGCGAGCAGAACTTCGACTGGAGGATGTGTGGCGTTCACGGCACGGCTTATGGCAAAG GGAGCTACTTTGCCAGAGACTCATCCTACTCGAACAGATTCGCCAAGGCGTCGGGCCTGAACAGGACCATGTTTGTCGCCTtggtgctggtgggggcctACACCAAGGGGAGCAGCAGCTACGTCCGGCCGCCGCCTAAAGGGGGCAGCAGAGATCTCTACGACAGCTGCGTGGACTCCGTCAGCGACCCCAGCATTTATGTCATCTTCGAAAAACAGCAGATTTATCCAGAATATCTCATCAAGTACTCCTAA
- the LOC115384441 gene encoding coiled-coil domain-containing protein 113-like — MPFGTTVIVSRSSHKQVAQLRMSALKNQALKGQEKKLRKQLQQKKEAEKVDEEIFLDYSKPMLHINWDELRVKSVKAQRLLSSHMERLQRVTSECEGLNTAITRKRQMAAKIEEEIRHAEEECLKAESLNRHLQRHLSDYGQGPDVMEHFHVKEKHKRLQRSVHMWERKVGVAELALKMDGAARSKQAAIVTPVSSAEAGARSDQGHIPGNPHME, encoded by the exons ATGCCATTTGGAACCACTGTCATCGTTTCCCGCTCGTCTCACAAACAGGTTGCGCAGCTGCGGATGTCGGCCCTGAAAAACCAGGCCCTGAAGGGCcaagagaagaagctccggaAGCAGCTCCAACAGaagaaagaggcagaaaagGTTGATGAG GAAATATTCCTGGACTACAGTAAACCAATGCTTCACATCAACTGGGATGAACTTCGGGTCAAAAGTGTGAAAGctcaacgtctcctcagctCACACATG GAACGACTGCAGCGTGTGACTTCTGAGTGCGAAGGACTGAACACGGCCATCACCAGAAAAAGACAGATGGCTGCCAAAATTGAGGAGGAGATCCGACACGCTGAGGAG GAGTGTTTGAAAGCAGAATCCCTGAACAGACACCTCCAGCGGCATCTCTCAGACTACGGACAGGGTCCTGACGTTATGGAGCATTTCCATGTGAAGGAGAAACACAAGAGACTGCAGAGGAGCGTTCACATGTGGGAGAGAAAGGTTGGCGTTGCTGAG tTAGCCTTGAAGATGGACGGAGCAGCCCGGAGCAAACAGGCGGCCATTGTGACTCCTGTGAGCAGCGCCGAGGCTGGAGCTCGGTCCGACCAAGGCCACATTCCAGGAAACCCCCACatggaataa